A window of Streptomyces sp. DG1A-41 contains these coding sequences:
- a CDS encoding alpha/beta fold hydrolase, which translates to MPVLAGAEPFRHEGGEIAVLLCHGFTGSPQSLRPWAEHLAAHGLTVSLPLLPGHGTRWEDLRITGWQDWYAEVDRELRLLCERHRQVFVAGLSMGGALALRLAARHGDAVSGVVVVNPANKVHGLAAHALPVIRHVVPATKGIASDIAKPDSRELGYDRVPLHAAHSLRQFFRVADRELPQVTQPVLLLRSPRDHVVPPADSARILSRISSTDVKEVLLEQSYHVATLDHDADRIFEESTAFIGRLASGLGKEPGLGKEGTTAGG; encoded by the coding sequence GTGCCGGTCCTTGCCGGAGCCGAGCCGTTTCGCCACGAGGGCGGGGAGATCGCCGTGCTCCTCTGCCACGGCTTCACCGGTTCACCGCAGTCGCTGCGCCCCTGGGCGGAGCATCTCGCCGCACACGGCCTGACCGTCTCGCTGCCGCTGCTGCCCGGGCACGGCACGCGCTGGGAGGACCTGCGGATCACCGGCTGGCAGGACTGGTACGCGGAGGTGGACCGCGAGCTGCGCCTGCTGTGCGAGCGCCACCGGCAGGTGTTCGTGGCCGGTCTGTCCATGGGCGGCGCCCTGGCCCTGCGGCTGGCCGCGCGGCACGGCGACGCCGTCAGCGGTGTGGTGGTCGTCAACCCGGCGAACAAGGTGCACGGCCTGGCCGCGCACGCCCTCCCGGTGATCCGCCACGTCGTCCCCGCGACAAAGGGCATCGCCAGCGACATCGCCAAGCCGGACAGCAGGGAGCTGGGCTACGACCGGGTGCCGCTGCACGCCGCGCACTCCCTGCGCCAGTTCTTCCGGGTCGCCGACCGCGAGCTGCCGCAGGTCACCCAGCCGGTGCTGCTGCTGCGCAGCCCGCGGGACCATGTGGTGCCGCCCGCCGACTCGGCCCGTATCCTCAGCCGCATCTCGTCGACCGACGTGAAAGAGGTACTCCTGGAACAGAGCTACCACGTCGCCACGTTGGACCATGACGCGGACCGGATCTTCGAGGAGAGCACCGCGTTCATCGGCCGGCTCGCGTCCGGCCTCGGCAAGGAGCCCGGTCTCGGCAAGGAAGGGACGACCGCAGGTGGCTGA
- a CDS encoding lysophospholipid acyltransferase family protein, translated as MKVAVGGPLKVAFRPWVEGLENVPAEGPAILASNHLSFSDSFFLPAVLDRKVTFIAKAEYFTTPGVKGRLTAAFFKGVGQLPVDRSGARGAGEAAIKSGIEVLERGELFGIYPEGTRSPDGRLYRGKPGGLARVALATGAPVIPVAMIDTEKIQPPGKVMPKLMRPGIRIGKPLDFSRYRGMEHDRFVLRAVTDEVMYEIMKLSGQEYVDMYATAMKRQLAEAAKAEKEAEKAAKAALARAEKEQAEKEKAEREKSEQRRTEP; from the coding sequence ATGAAGGTCGCTGTTGGGGGACCGCTGAAGGTCGCCTTCAGGCCCTGGGTGGAAGGCCTGGAGAACGTTCCCGCCGAGGGCCCGGCGATCCTGGCGAGCAACCACCTCTCCTTCTCGGACTCGTTCTTCCTGCCCGCGGTCCTGGACCGCAAGGTCACGTTCATCGCGAAGGCCGAGTACTTCACCACGCCCGGGGTGAAGGGCAGGCTGACGGCCGCGTTCTTCAAGGGAGTCGGCCAGCTGCCGGTGGACCGCTCCGGTGCGCGCGGCGCGGGTGAGGCCGCCATCAAGAGCGGCATCGAGGTGCTGGAGCGCGGCGAGCTGTTCGGCATCTACCCGGAGGGGACGCGCTCGCCCGACGGGCGGCTCTACCGCGGCAAGCCGGGCGGCCTCGCCCGCGTGGCGCTCGCGACCGGCGCGCCCGTCATCCCCGTCGCCATGATCGACACGGAGAAGATCCAGCCGCCCGGGAAGGTCATGCCGAAGTTGATGCGCCCCGGCATCCGGATCGGCAAGCCCCTGGACTTCAGCCGCTACCGGGGCATGGAGCACGACCGGTTCGTCCTGCGCGCGGTGACCGACGAGGTCATGTACGAGATCATGAAACTCTCCGGCCAGGAGTACGTCGACATGTACGCGACGGCCATGAAGCGGCAGCTCGCGGAGGCGGCGAAGGCGGAGAAGGAAGCCGAGAAGGCGGCGAAGGCCGCGCTCGCACGGGCGGAGAAGGAACAGGCGGAAAAGGAAAAGGCGGAGAGGGAAAAGTCGGAGCAGAGGCGGACCGAGCCCTAG